Part of the Effusibacillus pohliae DSM 22757 genome, TGGTCGAGTATGTGTGGAATATTCCTTGGGAAATGAAAAGCTGTGACGGCCGGGAAAAAGGGATCCTCCGCCGTGCGATGCAGGGCATTCTGCCGGAAGATGTGCTCTACCGGAAAAAAAGCCCGTACCCGAAAACCCACAACCCCGCTTATACAAAAGCGGTCAGGGATTGGCTGACCGGCATCCTGGATGATCCGGCTTCCCCGTTGCTGCAGATCGTCGACATTGAGGAAGTTCGCTCCCTGTTGCGGGCAGACGCCGACACCACTCACCTGCCATGGTACGGCCAGTTGATGAGCGTACCGCAAATGTATGCCTACCTGGCGCAGGTTGACGTCTGGCTTCGCAAATATAACGTGCGGATCGTGTAATCAAAAAAACGGGCACACAGGCGGATGGCGCAAGGCAGAACCGATTTCCGCTTGCTGTGCCCCATTTTTGTTGCGGGGGGTGTTCCATTCACCGCCTGATCACAGCATCATTCCGGGTCTTCCGCGTTTTTCAGCAGGGAGATCGGTTTGCGACCGACAAATCCTTCGTACAGCCCGTGCCAGAACCGGATCGAATGCGGCTCCCCCAGCTTCCAGCATAGATACGCTTCTTTACCATCGACAAGCGTGTAAAAATCGATCAGCCCCAAATCGACGCTCTTGATTTCAGCCCCGTGCTCGTGCACTTTAGCAATCAGGCTGTTGGCCTGCATCATCAAAAACTCGGTCTCCGCCTCTTCGGCAAAAAACGCATCCTCCGCCGCCGCGCTTCCAAGCGCCGCTTTGGCAGCTTGCAGGTCCCGATTTTTTGCGGAAATTTCCCGTTTCAGCTGTTGCAGCGAGATCAGCAACGGTTCGATCAACGGTAACTGGCGGTTCGCTTCCTCCACGGTGAAATAGCGTTTCATCAGCCACTCCCCCTTTTTCCTCATCATACCATTCCATCACTCATTTGCGAACCTGAGCCCCGTATGCTGACGGAAAAAGACCGGGGGACACAGTCCTGACCGTCCAAATCTGACGGCTGCTGACCGGTGTCTCGGTGCCGGCAGGGAATTCACGCGTCAAGTGGCACCGGATTTTTCTGTTGCACAATGGTAAAAAGAGGAGTATATTATGAGTAAGCACTCAATCATTGAGTAAGCACTCAATTCAAAGGAGGCCGCGAAGTGAGCGATCATCAAAAGGAGCCAGATTCACCTCAAGAACAGGACTTGGATTCGTTTTCTTTCGAATCGGAGGAACTGACAGAAAAACATTGGCAGATTTTGGAGGCTGCGATCCGTGTCTTTTCAGAAAAAGGCTTCAGCGCCAGCCGCACGAGTGAGGTGGCGAGAGAAGCCGGCGTTTCGGAGGGAACCATTTTCAATTATTTCAAAACGAAAAAAGATCTGTTGATCGGACTGTTTCCTTTGTTCGTAAAGTTTTTTCGCCCGTTTGTGCTGAACGAGGTCGAGAAAAACATAAAATCCCGAAATGGCAGGAATGTGGAGGATGTCCTGGCAGATCTTTTGCGAGACCGCATCCGCCTGGCGCAAGACAACCTGCCGCTGCTGAAAACCATTGCGTTGGAAGCGGCTTTTCATCCGGAACTGCTGCAGCCGATTCGGGAAAAACTGATGCCAAAATTTGTCGAGATCGGTACCCGGATGATTCGTGAAGAAGTGGAAAGAGGTACGTTTCGGGAAGTGGATCCCGTATCCACCTTGCGTATTTTTATGAGTATGATGGCCGGTTATGTGGTCCTTCGAAATGTGTATCCGGATGTATTCTGGCGTGAAGACGAAGAAACGGAAATCCGGCGCATGGTCGATCTGTTTCTGTACGGTGTCAAGGCAAAAAGTGAATCGATTCCAACAGGGAGAGAGTGATTCACATGACTGATGAAGCGGTTGTCCGGGTGAATCGGCTTGAACAGCAATTTGGCAAACGGAAAGTGTTGCACGGTGTAACGTTCGACTTAAAAAAAGGCGAAATCGTGGGGCTTTTGGGACCTTCCGGATCGGGCAAAACGACACTGGTTCGAAGTATTGCCGGCATTGGGGAATATTCCGACGGGGAAGTGACCGTTTTGGGAAGCAAAATGCCCTCCTTGTCGGTGATCTCAAAGATTGGCTACATGGCACAGGCAGACGCATTGTATCAGGATCTGACGGGGATCGACAATCTGCTTTTTTTCGCCAAATTGTTCGGCATGCCGAGGAAAAAAAGAAAACAGCGGCTGGAGTACGTATTGAATCTGGTGCAGTTGACCGAACATGCGAAGCGTGCCGTCCACACGTACTCGGGAGGCATGAAGCGAAGATTGTCGCTGGCAATCGCACTGCTGCACGAGCCGGAAATCCTGATCCTTGATGAACCGACCGTCGGTGTAGATCCGGTCCTGCGCAAAGATTTCTGGCAAGAATTTTTGCGGCTGAAGCAAAAAGGAGTAGCGATTCTGATCACGACACATGTTATGGACGAAGTGGAACATTGTGACCGGCTGGGACTGGTGCGGGAAGGCCGTTTAATCGCGATGGGAACTCCTGGTGAATTGAAAAAGCAAGCGGGAGCCAGCACGATTGAAGAAGCGTTTCTCCATTTTGGAGGTGCAACGGCATGAGAATTTGGGCATTGGCGAAACGAATCGTCAAGCAGGTGATCCGCGACAAGAGAACGGTTGCTCTGCTGTTTGTCGCCCCACTTTTGGTTTTGTGGCTCTTAAGTCTCGTTTTCACCACCAGTGATACCAAATCGACGATCGATCTGGTGGAAGCCCCTCCGGTTATTGTGGACAAATTCAAAGAAATCGACGCTGTCGTGCAGCAAACGTCGCTTCCGGAGGCGGAACAACGGCTTCAGGACGGCAAGACAGACGGATATATCGAATTTGCCCTGCCGAAACTCAAAGTGGTGTTGGAGGGATCCGACCCGATCGCCAACAAAGCGGTCATGCAAACCGTCCAACAGGTCGCTCAAAATCTCGCCCCGGCGAATGGCGTGCTCAAGAATTTAGTCGAAGTCTCCTACCTGCATGGCGGTAGTTCGCTGACGATGCTGGATTATTTCGCTCCGGTTCTGATCGGGTTCTTTATCTTCTTCTTCGTGTTTCTGATTTCGGGGGTTTCGTTTCTGAGAGAGCGCACAGGCGGCACTCTGGAAAGAATTCTCGCTACACCGATCAAACGATATGAGATTGTATTGGGGTATTTTTTCGGATTCGGATTGTTTGCCGTCCTGCAAACCGCAATCGTGCAATGGTTCGCATTAAAAGTGCTCGGTGTGCAATCGGTTGGGAGTTTTGGATCGGTTTTGGTCATCAATATCCTCCTGGCAACCGTTGCGTTATCACTGGGAAGCCTGCTGTCCACTTTCGCTCGAAACGAGTTTCAAATGGTTCAATTTATCCCGCTGGTGGTGATCCCCCAGGTCTTTCTCAGCGGACTGTTCGATTTGCGGGGGATGCCGGAATGGGTTATCGGGTTGTCAAAACTCATGCCCCTTACACACGCTTCGGAAGCACTTCGCGGAGCAATAATTCGAGGGCAATCGTTGCTGTCGCTTCATACGTCATTATGGATTTTGCTCGGGTATTGTGCAATTTTTTTGCTGCTGAATGTCTTGACGCTAAAACGGTACCGGAAAGTGTGAATCGCACGAATTTCGCTTGCAAGTGTCAAGCAAGCAACAGGGGGCGCCTGCGCGTCCCTTATTGTTGAAAGCTACAGCTTACGCATCTGCTTCGCGACAAAACCGGCTTCCGTTATCTTCCCCGACGCAAGGAATGAGTCTCACGTCCCTATCAGTGAAGACAGATTAGGAAAAGATATTCGAATCTCTACGCTTTAAGAACAGTTCCAAGAACTGGTCCTGTCCAAGAACTGGTCTTGAGTTTGGATGCCCAATTTGGTATAGTGAAATGTGCGTTCACGACTTCACTCGGAGGCGGATGGGGTACTGGTGTCCCCCCCGGTCTTCAAAACCGAGTGTGCGGCACGGGGTGTCGCAGGTGGGTTCGATTCCCACACGCTTCCGCCAACAAACGCTTATAAAACAAGGGTTTTCGCCCATTTGGGCGGAGACCCTTTTTCCATTTATGGAATTTTTAGGAGGTGATTTTTCGATGAAATTGGTTTCGTGACCGAGTGAATCGTCGGAACGAGACCGTGGGGATTCCCACAAAAAGACCGTGTGAACCCAATTTCTCTCAATAGAATTTTTATTCGTATCAATCGCATAAACTTACACTCTCAGCGAGCGGGGTGAAACAATGGCTCGTCCAAAAGTACGACGGGGTCATACCCATTCACGGACAGAAATTGAGGCTCGTTGGCGAATCGAGGAGGCGTTCGAACAGTTCCTGCGAGCCAAACGACTGGAGCAACTGAAACCACGAACATTGGAAGATCATCGGTTGCATCACCAATATTTCATGAGATGGCTAAAAGCTGCCTATCCAAACATTAGGTTTGCCGATGAGATTGATACAGAAGTCATCCGGGCATACATCGATTTCATGTTGACACCTTGTGACAAAGACATCGAATCGGAATCGAAACAGGTGGGTTCTTCTCT contains:
- a CDS encoding ABC transporter permease, which translates into the protein MRIWALAKRIVKQVIRDKRTVALLFVAPLLVLWLLSLVFTTSDTKSTIDLVEAPPVIVDKFKEIDAVVQQTSLPEAEQRLQDGKTDGYIEFALPKLKVVLEGSDPIANKAVMQTVQQVAQNLAPANGVLKNLVEVSYLHGGSSLTMLDYFAPVLIGFFIFFFVFLISGVSFLRERTGGTLERILATPIKRYEIVLGYFFGFGLFAVLQTAIVQWFALKVLGVQSVGSFGSVLVINILLATVALSLGSLLSTFARNEFQMVQFIPLVVIPQVFLSGLFDLRGMPEWVIGLSKLMPLTHASEALRGAIIRGQSLLSLHTSLWILLGYCAIFLLLNVLTLKRYRKV
- a CDS encoding DUF2203 domain-containing protein, with amino-acid sequence MKRYFTVEEANRQLPLIEPLLISLQQLKREISAKNRDLQAAKAALGSAAAEDAFFAEEAETEFLMMQANSLIAKVHEHGAEIKSVDLGLIDFYTLVDGKEAYLCWKLGEPHSIRFWHGLYEGFVGRKPISLLKNAEDPE
- a CDS encoding ABC transporter ATP-binding protein, which translates into the protein MTDEAVVRVNRLEQQFGKRKVLHGVTFDLKKGEIVGLLGPSGSGKTTLVRSIAGIGEYSDGEVTVLGSKMPSLSVISKIGYMAQADALYQDLTGIDNLLFFAKLFGMPRKKRKQRLEYVLNLVQLTEHAKRAVHTYSGGMKRRLSLAIALLHEPEILILDEPTVGVDPVLRKDFWQEFLRLKQKGVAILITTHVMDEVEHCDRLGLVREGRLIAMGTPGELKKQAGASTIEEAFLHFGGATA
- a CDS encoding TetR/AcrR family transcriptional regulator; the encoded protein is MSDHQKEPDSPQEQDLDSFSFESEELTEKHWQILEAAIRVFSEKGFSASRTSEVAREAGVSEGTIFNYFKTKKDLLIGLFPLFVKFFRPFVLNEVEKNIKSRNGRNVEDVLADLLRDRIRLAQDNLPLLKTIALEAAFHPELLQPIREKLMPKFVEIGTRMIREEVERGTFREVDPVSTLRIFMSMMAGYVVLRNVYPDVFWREDEETEIRRMVDLFLYGVKAKSESIPTGRE